Within Butyrivibrio fibrisolvens, the genomic segment TGTATATGATTTTTCCTTCTTTCAAAGCATATATTGCAGGATATTTTATTAAGATTATCATCGCGATGATAGGAAGCGGACTTCTTGCTTATGATATTCTTACCAAGGAAGGACTTGATACATGGGTTAAGAGAGGTGTTTATTATATACATCCTGTTAAGCGCGATTATACCAACATTGTTTCCCTTACGGTTTTAATATCTTTTACTTATGGTATTTTAAATCTTTTTCCTGCGTTTGGCATTCCATTTGCATCAATTCCGCTTATAATCTATTTCCTAAGAAAAGCTTATCTGGAACCTTCCTTTTGGATGTTTCTTTTGATTTTCTGTTATCCTTTCTTGTCATATTTTTCTTATCATGGCATCTTTATCATGGGATATCTGGTTATAGCTATTATATGGATATGGATCCGTAATCACAAATTCCCCTGGCAGCTTGCACTTGGACTTGTGCTTCTGGCAGCTGGAAGTGTTATCTGTGAATACAGGCTTTTTGCTACAATGCTTTTCTCAAATGAAGTGACGATCAGATCTACAATGGTAGAAGCTAATTTGTCTGTCATTGAGATTCTTAAAGAGATTGCTACATCATGGGCAAGTGGAATGATGCATGCCAATGATGCGCATTTATATATTGTTCTTCCAACATGTGTGATCTACTTTTTTTATCTTAATAGTAAATATATCAAAGATGGCAACAGTATAGGAATTGTACATGATTATTATAATCTGTGTGCTCTTGGTATAGTCTTTAACAGTGTTGTATACGGTCTATATAACAGCGGAGTTATCAGAACAGTTTTTGAAACAATTGTACCGCCTCTCAAAGGATGGCAGTTTAATAGAACGATATTTTTTAATCCTTTCCTTTGGTATGCGTCCTTTTTTATTGTGTGCTATAGGATAATCCTTGATGTTTCTCAAGGCGGGCTGGAACCTAAAAAATCCTTGATCATAAAAATTTCTACATATCTGTTGGTATTACTGGCTATATTAGTTGTTATGTTTCAGCCAGTACTTCCTTTTGGTCAGACGGCAAGATATGATGATCTGTTCTATACAGCATATGGTCAGTACTACAGGCACTGCCATAATGGAGAGTCCAATAAGGATAATTTAAGCTATAAGGAATTCTATGATACAGAGCTTTTTGAATCCTTGAAGGCGGAGATTGGCTATAAGGAAGGTGAGCAGAGTGTGGCATATCTTATGTATCCGGCACAGCTTGAATATAATGATATATCAACTCTTGATGGCTATCTTGGCTTCTATTCTCAGGATTATAAGAATAAATGGAGGCAGGTCATTGCCCCTGCTTTGGATATGCAGCCTACATCTGCTGCATATTTCGATGAGTCAGGTATCAGATGTATTCTCTTTTCCGGGAATTACGAGTCTGTCCCAATGTATACGGGTACACTTGGAGGAATAACAGAGGATGATCTGTATATTGATCCCAAGGCATTATACGATCTTGGATGTAAGTATGTCTTCTCAAGAGTTAAGATCACAAATGCAGAAGATGTAAATCTTTCACTTATAGCAAGTGGTCAGGGGGAAGCTTATAAAGTTTATGTCTATGAACTTTCTGAGCCTGTCATTACAGAAGAGAATGAAGAAATAAAATAATTCATTAACCATTACAAATTGATGTTGCAAGTCTTGTTAACATGTAGACTAATTGCGTTCATAATCCCTTATTTTGGTCGTTTTTAAATTGTAGTTTATAACAAATATAGATAATAGATATTATAGAGTGTATAATAATATAGCTAATCTTTGTCAAAAAAGATATAGAGCATAATAAGAGAATAATCTATATCTAAAGATTAAGCTTGAAAGGATAATATTAGTGGATAAAAGGTACAGAGTCCTTGAGTTCAAGGAGTATGGTGATGAGAGAGGCAATCTTGTTGTAGCAGAAGGAGATGGTAAGGATATTCCGTTTGCTATAAAGAGAGCCTTTTATATATACGGCTCAGATTCTGAGGTTGTACGAGGTAAGCATGCTAATAGACTTACCAAGTTTGTCCTTATAAATGTTGCAGGATCCAGTGATGTATTAGTAGACGATGGTACACACAAAGAGATAATTAAGTTGGATAAGCCAAGGATGGCTTTGTTCCTCGATACAATGGTCTGGAAAGAGATGTACAACTTCTCTCCCGACTCTGTTCTTATGTGTCTTGCAAGTGAACATTATATGGAATCTGAGTATATCCGTGATTATGATGAATTTATAAAAGAAGTAAAAGAGGAAAAACATTGAGTAAGATATCTATTATAGTACCTGTATATTGGAATTCAGATACCCTTGAAATGCTATATGAAGATATGAAAGCCAAGATTTTAGATAAGCTTGGTGATTATGAAATAGTATTCGTTGATGATGGCTCAGGAGATAATTCATGGGAGATCATGAACAAGATAAGAGAACGTGACAAGAATGTGGTATGTACAAGATTGTCACGTAATTTTGGTGAGCATGCAGCTCTTCTTGCTGGTCTTTCCGTATGTACAGGAGATTGTGCGGTAACTAAGCAGGCTGATCTTCAGGAAGATTCGACACTTATTCTGGATATGTACGAGAGTTGGAAGCGTGGTAACAAGGTCGTTCTTGCTATCAGAAGATCCAGAGATGAAGGTGTTGTTAAGAAGTTCTTCGCAGGAATGTACTATCGTATCGTTCGTAAACTTATCAACAAGGATATGCCCAAGGGCGGATGTGACTGCTATCTGGTAGATAGACAGGTAATAGAAGTGCTCGAGAAAATGGATGAGAAGAATTCATCACTGACGCTTCAGGTTATGTGGCTTGGATTTAGGTCTGAGAAGATTTATTTCGACCGTAAGAACCGAGAAGTAGGTAAGTCTAGGTGGACATTCTCCAAGAAGTTTAAACTTGTTGTAGATTCCATGATGAGTTTCACATATGTACCACTTCGTTTTATGGAGGTGACAGGTGTTTTATTCGGGCTGTTTGCGATAATCGGCATGATCTCAGTTATTCATGAGAAGCTTACAGAGGGTACACCTATTCTGGGATATGCATCACTTATGTGCGTACTCTTATTCTCTTCAGGTCTTACACTTCTTATGGTCGGTATCATAGGCGAATATGTATGGAGAGCACTTGAAGAATCCAGAAATAGGCCGCCTTTTGTTATTGATACTGTAGTCAAAGACACTAAAAGTATAGATGATAATAAATAATAATTCTGAGAATATAGATATTATAAATTCCGATACTATAAACTCAGAGATTGATAAAAATAGAGATTTATCATAAAAATAATTGAAAAGACTCGCACTATAAAGCTTTCTAGCTATTCAGTATAAGAAGTAGAGTCTTGAGGTATGAGATGAAAATATTAGCTAACAGGATGGATCTTGGTTTTCAGAAACATCAAGCAGAGTATGAAGAAGCGGCACTACGTGTTCTTCGTTCCGGATGGTATATTCTTGGAAATGAATTAAAAACTTTTGAAGAAGAATTTGCTTCATATAACGAATTTGGAAGTGATAATAGACGATTAGAGTCTTTTGACTGCACTGCAAATACTGATGATTGCGATACATCCAAAGTTTATTGCGCAGGACTTGCTTCAGGACTGGATGCCCTCTGGATTGGTATACGTATGCTGGGCATTGGAGCAGGGGATGAAGTTATAGTTCAGGGCAATACTTATATAGCAAGTGTCATGGGTATTACTATGAACGGTGCCACTCCTATATTCGTAGAACCGGATGAGAATTCGCAGATAGATATAGATGCTATAGAGAGAAGTATTACAGATAAGACTAAAGCGGTTATGGTTGTCCACCTTTATGGCCAGGTTACAGATATGACCAGAATTGTGGATATATGCAAAAAGCATGGTCTGTTACTTATTGAGGACTGTGCTCAGGCTCATGGTGCTATGTGGAAAGGCCAGAAGGTCGGAACATTTGGCAATGTTGGTTGCTTTTCTTTTTACCCTACTAAGAATATGGGAGCTTTTGGCGATGCAGGTGCTGTTATAGCTCATGATCCTAAGTTTATAGAAGAGGTTAAGACATATCGTAACTACGGAAGCCACAAGCATTATTACAATAAAGTGGTAGGTGCCAACTCAAGACTTGATGAGATGCAGGCAGCTCTTTTGAAAGTAAGACTTAAATATATGGACGAGATTACAGATGAAAGACGTAGTCTTGCGTCAAGATATTCACAAAAGATTGATAACCCTCAGATTATCATACCCAAAGAGGTAGATAATAGCTATGCGGTATGGCATCAGTATGTTATCAGATGCAAGAACCGTGATAAGCTAATAGATTATTTGAATGAAAAAGAGATAGGAAGCATCATCCACTATCCGGTTCCACCTCACCTTCAAGAAGCATATGCATATCTTGGTCACGAGGAAGGCGAATATCCGATAACAGAAGAATATGCTAATGAAGTTCTCTCTATTCCGATGTACAATGGCATGACTATGGAAGAGCAGGATTATGTAATCGATGCTCTTAATAATTTTTGATTCTTTAGGTAGAGAAAGTATATATTAGAGCGTATAAAAAACAAGCAATCTGAATTTTTATGTAGAATCCAGATTGCTTGTTTTATTAAAAGGAACTCAAACCCTCTGATGGTCTGGCTATCCGGACATAGTCCCTTGTGTGACTATGTTTATTAATAGTCAGCTATTGAAAGCATAGCATTAACATCGCCTTCATTTGCAGAATCATATATTCCCATATCATCTAATATGATCCTTCTAAGTGCTTTGGCATATACAACACGTCCTTTGTAAGACAGATGTACATTGTCTTCAAGGTACTCCTTGTATGTATAAGAGTTAAGATTAAAGGTTGTACCGCTTACAGCATCAAGTTTCTTGGCGCCTATATTATCAGCCAGTCTAAGTGCAAAATCAGCATAATATGCAAGTGATCCCTGACCTTTTGAAACATTATAAGCATCTCCCATGTCTTTGCCGGAGCCATTATAGAATCTGCAATAGCATGGTGTACAGATGATAAAATGGGCATTCGGTGAGATCTCTTTGAGCATCTTGATTCCAAGATTCAAAGCACCGTAATAAGTATGCTCATCATAAGGATCTTCTTCATTGTAGATATCAAGACCCATGTAGTAATCATTATAACCATATTCGATGATATAATAATCTACCTTCTCAGGCTGAATGGAGTAGAGAACAGTTTCATATTCTTCATCCAGTGATATTGGATAATCATCTGTATTAAGGTCTCGCTTCAACATATGGCAGATAGCTGTGAAGTTAGCCTCTTCATAATCGTTATTACCTTCAGTCGTGCTGTTTCCAGTCTGGGTTCTCTCTATTGCAGCACAAGTTCCGCCAACTCCAAGGTTATAATGAAGTGCATTCATTTCTTCACCAACAAGTTCAGAAATTGATGTACTGGAGTTTCTCCATCTGTCGAACTGGCTGTCTCCAATAAACACAAGCTGAAGGTCACCATCAGGAACAGGTTCATTGCCTCCGCCGTAAGGATCTTTGTGGACAGTGGTTGTTTCTGTAGTAGAAGCTTCTGCAGCGGCAGCTGTATTATATGTAGCGCCGGTACTAGCTTCTCCTGAATCACTTGAAGCACCTTCTGATGAATCAGTAGCAGCCTCACCTGAAATCATTGTAGTCTGTGCAGTTGCCTGATCGGATCCGGAAGAACCTGCTACAGAAGCATTATTGACTGAAGCAGCAGAGTTGGATGTACCAGACATCTTTTCACCGGTGACTCCGAGATTTGGAAAACTTGGAGAAGTACAACCTGTTACAAGAGACATCATCATGATTAACGATGTAGTTGATAGTAGTTTATGTATAGACATTTTTCCTCCCCTTAGAAATATTACAAAATTATTACAAAAGATATTTTAACATAG encodes:
- a CDS encoding DUF6044 family protein, which encodes MTDYFEAIVRFFKRFWSFIFVGFFLICTIMLYTTVGNDSYLAIHDNLDLFIPQFQMMRNDGTFFALEASTDFLNNISRNVLPSEFSLYTVLYMIFPSFKAYIAGYFIKIIIAMIGSGLLAYDILTKEGLDTWVKRGVYYIHPVKRDYTNIVSLTVLISFTYGILNLFPAFGIPFASIPLIIYFLRKAYLEPSFWMFLLIFCYPFLSYFSYHGIFIMGYLVIAIIWIWIRNHKFPWQLALGLVLLAAGSVICEYRLFATMLFSNEVTIRSTMVEANLSVIEILKEIATSWASGMMHANDAHLYIVLPTCVIYFFYLNSKYIKDGNSIGIVHDYYNLCALGIVFNSVVYGLYNSGVIRTVFETIVPPLKGWQFNRTIFFNPFLWYASFFIVCYRIILDVSQGGLEPKKSLIIKISTYLLVLLAILVVMFQPVLPFGQTARYDDLFYTAYGQYYRHCHNGESNKDNLSYKEFYDTELFESLKAEIGYKEGEQSVAYLMYPAQLEYNDISTLDGYLGFYSQDYKNKWRQVIAPALDMQPTSAAYFDESGIRCILFSGNYESVPMYTGTLGGITEDDLYIDPKALYDLGCKYVFSRVKITNAEDVNLSLIASGQGEAYKVYVYELSEPVITEENEEIK
- a CDS encoding SGNH/GDSL hydrolase family protein — its product is MSIHKLLSTTSLIMMMSLVTGCTSPSFPNLGVTGEKMSGTSNSAASVNNASVAGSSGSDQATAQTTMISGEAATDSSEGASSDSGEASTGATYNTAAAAEASTTETTTVHKDPYGGGNEPVPDGDLQLVFIGDSQFDRWRNSSTSISELVGEEMNALHYNLGVGGTCAAIERTQTGNSTTEGNNDYEEANFTAICHMLKRDLNTDDYPISLDEEYETVLYSIQPEKVDYYIIEYGYNDYYMGLDIYNEEDPYDEHTYYGALNLGIKMLKEISPNAHFIICTPCYCRFYNGSGKDMGDAYNVSKGQGSLAYYADFALRLADNIGAKKLDAVSGTTFNLNSYTYKEYLEDNVHLSYKGRVVYAKALRRIILDDMGIYDSANEGDVNAMLSIADY
- a CDS encoding DegT/DnrJ/EryC1/StrS family aminotransferase is translated as MKILANRMDLGFQKHQAEYEEAALRVLRSGWYILGNELKTFEEEFASYNEFGSDNRRLESFDCTANTDDCDTSKVYCAGLASGLDALWIGIRMLGIGAGDEVIVQGNTYIASVMGITMNGATPIFVEPDENSQIDIDAIERSITDKTKAVMVVHLYGQVTDMTRIVDICKKHGLLLIEDCAQAHGAMWKGQKVGTFGNVGCFSFYPTKNMGAFGDAGAVIAHDPKFIEEVKTYRNYGSHKHYYNKVVGANSRLDEMQAALLKVRLKYMDEITDERRSLASRYSQKIDNPQIIIPKEVDNSYAVWHQYVIRCKNRDKLIDYLNEKEIGSIIHYPVPPHLQEAYAYLGHEEGEYPITEEYANEVLSIPMYNGMTMEEQDYVIDALNNF
- a CDS encoding glycosyltransferase family 2 protein — protein: MSKISIIVPVYWNSDTLEMLYEDMKAKILDKLGDYEIVFVDDGSGDNSWEIMNKIRERDKNVVCTRLSRNFGEHAALLAGLSVCTGDCAVTKQADLQEDSTLILDMYESWKRGNKVVLAIRRSRDEGVVKKFFAGMYYRIVRKLINKDMPKGGCDCYLVDRQVIEVLEKMDEKNSSLTLQVMWLGFRSEKIYFDRKNREVGKSRWTFSKKFKLVVDSMMSFTYVPLRFMEVTGVLFGLFAIIGMISVIHEKLTEGTPILGYASLMCVLLFSSGLTLLMVGIIGEYVWRALEESRNRPPFVIDTVVKDTKSIDDNK
- a CDS encoding sugar 3,4-ketoisomerase, producing MDKRYRVLEFKEYGDERGNLVVAEGDGKDIPFAIKRAFYIYGSDSEVVRGKHANRLTKFVLINVAGSSDVLVDDGTHKEIIKLDKPRMALFLDTMVWKEMYNFSPDSVLMCLASEHYMESEYIRDYDEFIKEVKEEKH